One Epinephelus moara isolate mb chromosome 20, YSFRI_EMoa_1.0, whole genome shotgun sequence genomic window carries:
- the ehf gene encoding ETS homologous factor, whose translation MSVTPSTTLDSQLTTTWGPTNSYSDVSMVMSGYTSRLWPRDTQPQFWSKYQVWEWLQQVMDMHQIDASNIPFQNFDMDGQQLCSLSYQDFIHAAGSVGPILFHSITELKWSGQYHVEIGQLELKPELDFSCPFPDVSYPPGEIYDPSIHSLAPVASPTPSSPDIKRSFNRQVKKHNPRGTHLWEFIRDILLNPERNPGLIKWEDRTEGVFRFLKSEAVAQLWGKKKNNSSMTYEKLSRAMRYYYKREILERVDGRRLVYKFGRNARGWRESDK comes from the exons ATGAGTGTAactccatccaccaccctggaCAGCCAGCTGACCACTACCTGGGGCCCCACAAACTCCTACTCTGATG TTTCGATGGTGATGTCTGGTTACACGAGTCGCCTGTGGCCTCGTGACACCCAACCTCAGTTCTGGAGTAAGTACCAGGTGTGGGAGTGGCTGCAGCAGGTCATGGACATGCACCAGATCGATGCCTCCAACATTCCCTTCCAAAACTTTGATATGGACGGCCAACAGCTCTGCAGCCTGAGCTACCAGGACTTCATCCATGCTGCCGGCAGCGTGGGACCCATTCTCTTCCACAGCATCACAGAGCTCAAGTGGAGCG GGCAGTACCATGTGGAAATAGGGCAGCTGGAACTCAAACCAGAAC TAGACTTCTCCTGTCCATTTCCAGACGTCAGCTATCCACCTGGAG AAATCTACGATCCTTCAATTCACTCCCTCGCTCCTGTTGCCTCTCCCACCCCTTCCAGCCCTG ATATCAAAAGGTCTTTCAATCGTCAGGTCAAAAAACACA ACCCAAGGGGCACCCACTTGTGGGAGTTCATCAGAGACATTCTGCTGAACCCAGAGCGAAACCCGGGGCTGATCAAATGGGAGGATCGGACAGAGGGGGTTTTCCGCTTCCTTAAGTCAGAGGCAGTGGCGCAGTTATGGGGCAAGAAGAAGAATAACAGCAGCATGACTTACGAGAAACTAAGCCGGGCAATGAG ATATTACTACAAAAGAGAAATCCTAGAGCGAGTAGACGGGCGCAGACTGGTTTACAAGTTTGGAAGGAACGCGCGAGGATGGAGGGAGTCAGACAAGTGA